One window from the genome of Pedobacter schmidteae encodes:
- a CDS encoding FHA domain-containing protein, with product MFNLFNKRNPEPPQDVKAIRELLLTDIKQELQKLEGGEGKHIKGIALFIACLPTERYMYESAVYAEDEGKFKNEIQRIADDFAIDLPQSWTMQVNFIEELPGDAIKLAGLNAALYIRTPEHVVVTRSKTAYIRTLNGESEKNEYKIVASDAKFNIGREHKVQVSDGFFRINHIAFPDSSNHEANKFISRQHAHIEWDADSGSFLLFADEGGIPPRNKVKIRSVGDHNPVKLNVAELGHVLQEGDQIILGELAVLEFSYIEGNNN from the coding sequence ATGTTTAACCTATTTAATAAGCGCAATCCGGAACCGCCACAGGACGTAAAGGCCATCAGAGAGCTGTTATTGACCGATATCAAGCAGGAACTGCAAAAGCTGGAAGGCGGCGAAGGAAAACACATCAAAGGCATAGCTTTATTTATCGCCTGTTTACCTACCGAAAGGTACATGTACGAATCGGCGGTTTATGCAGAGGATGAAGGAAAGTTTAAAAATGAGATTCAGCGCATTGCGGACGATTTTGCCATAGATCTACCCCAAAGCTGGACTATGCAGGTTAATTTTATTGAAGAATTACCAGGTGATGCCATAAAATTGGCTGGTCTGAATGCAGCGTTGTATATTCGTACACCTGAGCATGTGGTGGTGACCCGGTCAAAAACTGCCTATATCCGTACCCTGAATGGAGAATCGGAGAAAAACGAATATAAAATTGTTGCCAGTGATGCAAAATTCAATATCGGCCGCGAGCATAAAGTGCAGGTAAGTGATGGCTTTTTCCGGATCAATCATATCGCCTTTCCCGATTCCAGTAATCATGAGGCCAATAAATTTATCAGCAGACAGCATGCACATATAGAATGGGATGCTGATAGTGGTTCTTTTTTGTTGTTTGCCGACGAAGGTGGTATTCCGCCCCGGAACAAAGTAAAAATCAGATCTGTAGGCGATCATAACCCTGTGAAGCTAAATGTTGCTGAACTGGGTCATGTGTTACAGGAAGGCGATCAGATCATTTTAGGCGAACTGGCCGTTTTGGAATTTAGTTATATTGAAGGGAATAATAATTAG
- a CDS encoding serine/threonine-protein kinase, producing the protein MSKVFTITEGLENLGALSTGGQGSVYKGKRVGTIITAVKIMPTPIHTESEDDKNFIKFKNEVEKLKKVNEVPNPNVVKILGSGLTESGSFPFIEMEYIEGPDLEKLLMPPHGPIFTVQEVIKLAEQLANALAHCHRVGIKHGDIKSNNVKFNNETGNYVLLDFGLAIMSDEQRRTSLRHAGAVEFMAPEQHDGEMFFQTDVYSYGIILYELLAGTVPFPLINKNESSRNQVMVSHMEVEVPDVMALRRNRLPATWDEEKRKKEMQVPAWLLEVIKKCLQKSPEKRYANGSVLLDAIIHRGGEFVAPLEVASSPTPFYQKEVKAPEPVSDEVRLSKPVFAIMILSIVILGMLSAYGLFMKDTNQVKLPVKDSVTTAPPDTTSNMPAEQVDTIVKTPPVVIDSVAHKAEIDSLTKAYEAQMAASARAAEAKAAAAGAVIVSEGKRYQLPKGTVYFYDAANSNAARNGVLGLWSNAKFNVIEEDNGFIYVTHTNKDGQVTKGWLNKNDLKELKE; encoded by the coding sequence ATGAGTAAGGTTTTTACAATAACAGAAGGATTAGAAAATCTGGGTGCCCTAAGTACGGGTGGTCAGGGTTCTGTATACAAAGGTAAGCGGGTGGGCACCATCATCACAGCAGTGAAAATTATGCCTACGCCTATCCATACAGAAAGTGAGGATGATAAAAACTTCATCAAATTTAAAAATGAGGTAGAGAAGCTGAAAAAAGTAAATGAAGTGCCCAATCCTAATGTGGTAAAAATTTTAGGCTCAGGACTAACCGAGAGTGGTTCATTCCCTTTTATAGAAATGGAATATATAGAAGGTCCGGATCTGGAAAAGCTCTTAATGCCTCCTCATGGTCCTATTTTTACTGTTCAGGAGGTGATCAAGCTGGCCGAACAATTGGCCAACGCACTGGCGCATTGCCACCGGGTAGGCATAAAACATGGCGATATTAAAAGTAATAACGTCAAATTTAATAACGAAACCGGAAATTATGTATTGCTGGACTTTGGTTTGGCTATTATGTCCGACGAGCAACGTCGTACCAGCCTGCGTCATGCCGGTGCGGTAGAGTTTATGGCACCAGAACAGCATGATGGGGAAATGTTTTTCCAGACAGATGTATATAGCTATGGTATTATCTTGTATGAACTGCTTGCCGGAACAGTACCTTTTCCATTGATCAATAAAAACGAAAGCTCCCGTAATCAGGTGATGGTATCGCATATGGAAGTTGAAGTGCCCGATGTGATGGCCTTGCGCAGAAACCGTTTGCCGGCTACCTGGGATGAGGAGAAAAGGAAAAAAGAAATGCAGGTTCCGGCATGGCTTTTAGAGGTCATCAAAAAATGTCTGCAAAAAAGCCCTGAAAAAAGATATGCAAATGGAAGCGTTTTGCTGGATGCTATTATACATCGCGGAGGTGAATTTGTCGCCCCGCTGGAAGTGGCCTCCAGCCCTACTCCTTTTTATCAGAAAGAGGTTAAAGCACCCGAGCCGGTATCGGATGAGGTTCGTTTATCGAAACCTGTATTCGCTATCATGATCCTTTCCATCGTAATATTGGGAATGCTGTCGGCTTATGGTCTGTTTATGAAAGATACAAATCAGGTGAAGTTACCAGTAAAAGATTCTGTAACTACAGCACCTCCGGATACCACTAGCAATATGCCTGCAGAGCAGGTAGATACCATTGTGAAAACGCCGCCGGTAGTAATAGACAGTGTGGCACATAAAGCAGAGATTGATAGTTTAACCAAGGCTTATGAGGCGCAGATGGCCGCATCGGCCAGGGCTGCTGAAGCTAAAGCGGCTGCTGCCGGAGCGGTAATTGTAAGTGAGGGCAAAAGGTACCAGCTGCCAAAAGGAACCGTTTATTTTTATGATGCAGCGAACAGCAATGCTGCCCGGAATGGCGTATTGGGATTGTGGAGTAACGCCAAATTCAACGTTATAGAAGAAGACAACGGCTTTATTTATGTTACACACACCAATAAAGACGGACAGGTTACCAAAGGCTGGCTCAACAAAAATGACCTTAAAGAATTAAAGGAATAA